The Streptomyces sp. NBC_00162 genome window below encodes:
- a CDS encoding helix-turn-helix domain-containing protein has translation MTRNRVPIWPDRLRRARKAKGLSQTDLGVLVGTDVFRITSYETGKSAPSPSRLMQLARVLECQPAHLMQTDPDAFLLADLRMSAGLTAAEVVTRCVPLLCRVGVPVSRPRLLRAERGELPASWASPDARNRVQAVLAHVYGVPVRAVMDAWGLTMPRPEELRGNSGSGKSSKSGVPASRPATSKAAKNWAALNARQRTYLRVIFEEDQRAEHRAERASANRKNPGPAAQWRRLVFSVHGDLPADYTTIQERLRTEGEHDTAAGSTLRALARRGLIESEEEMVPVPDWGILRQVIVKLTRAGRACVRAGLDIPPKGRPPKHLLSAWLWEKLVVLAKTGAKGLPERMLGKARMYLDSGKIRGGLSGRGFIASYPVYAGADDTGPVGEYWWFVNEAGWEHIRAYRTEYERLYPLVEFTTSEGEESA, from the coding sequence ATGACCAGGAACCGGGTTCCGATCTGGCCCGACAGGCTGCGAAGGGCGCGGAAGGCCAAGGGGTTGTCCCAGACGGATCTGGGCGTCCTTGTCGGTACCGACGTCTTCCGCATCACTAGCTATGAGACTGGCAAGAGTGCTCCCTCGCCCAGCCGCTTGATGCAGCTAGCAAGGGTTCTGGAGTGCCAGCCGGCTCACCTCATGCAGACCGATCCGGACGCCTTCCTCCTCGCCGATCTCCGCATGAGTGCAGGGTTGACCGCAGCCGAAGTGGTCACCCGGTGTGTTCCCCTGCTCTGCCGAGTCGGCGTTCCTGTCTCGCGCCCCAGGCTCCTGAGGGCGGAGCGAGGGGAGTTGCCGGCTTCCTGGGCCTCTCCAGATGCGCGGAACCGCGTGCAGGCCGTTCTCGCGCACGTGTATGGCGTCCCGGTGCGAGCGGTGATGGATGCCTGGGGGCTCACAATGCCACGCCCTGAAGAACTCAGAGGCAACAGTGGCAGTGGAAAGAGTTCGAAATCCGGCGTCCCCGCGTCTCGTCCTGCAACATCGAAGGCAGCAAAAAACTGGGCCGCCCTCAACGCCCGGCAACGCACCTACCTGAGGGTGATCTTCGAGGAGGACCAGCGTGCCGAGCATCGAGCGGAGAGGGCGAGTGCGAACCGTAAGAATCCCGGCCCGGCGGCGCAGTGGCGGCGACTGGTGTTCTCGGTGCACGGGGATCTTCCGGCGGACTACACCACGATCCAGGAGCGTCTCCGGACTGAAGGCGAGCACGATACCGCCGCAGGGTCGACACTGCGGGCCCTAGCACGGCGTGGGCTCATCGAGTCGGAGGAGGAGATGGTCCCGGTCCCCGACTGGGGGATCCTTCGCCAAGTGATCGTGAAGTTGACCCGTGCTGGCCGAGCTTGCGTGCGCGCTGGCCTGGACATTCCCCCAAAGGGGCGCCCTCCGAAGCACCTGCTCTCGGCATGGCTGTGGGAGAAGCTGGTGGTGCTCGCGAAGACGGGAGCCAAGGGCCTTCCCGAGCGGATGCTGGGAAAGGCGCGCATGTACCTGGACTCTGGGAAGATCCGGGGCGGACTCTCTGGCCGCGGATTCATCGCCTCATATCCTGTCTACGCGGGCGCAGATGACACGGGCCCTGTCGGCGAGTACTGGTGGTTCGTCAACGAGGCGGGATGGGAACACATTCGCGCATACCGCACAGAGTATGAACGCCTCTACCCCCTGGTGGAGTTCACTACCTCAGAAGGTGAAGAATCCGCCTGA
- a CDS encoding RNaseH domain-containing protein has product MADEDQNPYTEYLAFRITRDVVRDSTVYVRDIGDDGLTQWRNFRNAYKQRTKKSEAQPPHSIVPITLRAMTGGYVWLDRDTGLLVSRDPISDTTVQRVFSYLHGLSMGRKIHEIDPNVPPRLAEVYAAATQEERLIADFLDRTPEGQPDAPNWVYNSITWDLSRRLSRLPFVSGGNEYQLMPDTTGGLVAWDDVWRDADGATAVKEHQELERIRYAFARMRLSMKTARDINDPLLLVSASASRARWNMDFTRNVLVRQASPTRPVMEVGLDGRGRARGVSRMALETLAAMSLGESALHQIDARFRAEDKAREAEETIADLGPDHNLRPIVSKNYGFPVGAGVGTQFLRDAYDWVHGFLGEDSRPLTSIPVKRKAVRGAPKETSDAYVMPLASVLRSLDAIGAERLRVLCLWSSDPIRLRMISTLASTYGLDPAADPIDGKRWELHTGRVLAEFRHVPDLLEHGDFTARKRVADGLSSLAVEPGEILAVLAETEYGDGKEGRPKPPKDDQDAKHQVRTILGAKGIVSQFINNARPAAKSKAKKGKEGAEKQAVDYEVRASLIDLHRSLGFVDERFDYRAFGAPVGPYQPTELAHCGIHVRRQAKQKGDPGAKISIAATTLKPPTRPGGAWTLHGWDVLTGRWRPYHEAVAAFHSRPLLKGNLTEADDSPEENAKVALVLDQALEDLHHYLGGIAYTVTVDGIACRRLWPGLHNKRAGQTPPPRTAWTPGATRAAKYRPAAVIRLNKSMSEVGRPVRMIHWRKGEQEEAITTTLLNRLPTDQEDGRSWLLVNMTHQHDGNGHYRKGERKTRWEARPPVEKVNKDEIGPNYYSMTALEIVTLECPAEMGEPLARLTWSLCDIAMAWQHRTKYPVPLHAALQMDQDHPHYRRTLADSDGTPVTDPAAADPETAADEDEDVPVELV; this is encoded by the coding sequence ATGGCTGACGAAGACCAGAACCCTTACACCGAGTACCTCGCCTTCCGGATCACCAGGGACGTCGTTCGGGACAGCACCGTTTACGTCCGCGACATTGGCGATGATGGCCTCACACAGTGGAGGAATTTCCGCAACGCCTACAAGCAGCGGACGAAGAAGTCCGAGGCTCAGCCCCCGCACTCCATCGTCCCCATCACCCTGAGGGCGATGACCGGGGGCTACGTGTGGCTGGACCGCGACACTGGCCTCCTGGTCAGCCGTGACCCCATCAGCGACACCACCGTCCAGCGGGTGTTCTCCTACCTGCACGGGCTCTCTATGGGCCGCAAGATTCACGAGATCGACCCCAACGTGCCTCCGCGCCTGGCGGAGGTGTACGCGGCTGCCACGCAGGAGGAGCGGCTGATCGCCGATTTCCTCGACCGCACCCCAGAGGGTCAGCCCGATGCCCCGAATTGGGTCTACAACAGCATCACTTGGGACCTGTCCCGCCGCCTGTCCAGGCTGCCCTTCGTCTCCGGTGGCAACGAGTACCAGCTGATGCCCGACACCACCGGCGGCCTCGTCGCCTGGGATGACGTCTGGCGTGACGCCGATGGCGCCACGGCCGTCAAGGAACACCAAGAGCTGGAGCGCATCCGCTATGCCTTCGCCCGGATGCGGTTGAGCATGAAGACCGCGCGGGACATCAATGATCCTCTCCTGTTGGTGTCCGCGTCAGCGTCCCGCGCCCGTTGGAACATGGACTTCACACGGAACGTTCTGGTTCGGCAAGCCAGCCCCACCCGGCCCGTGATGGAAGTAGGTCTTGATGGGCGCGGCCGGGCCCGGGGAGTAAGCAGGATGGCCCTGGAGACATTGGCTGCCATGAGCCTGGGTGAGTCCGCTCTCCACCAGATCGACGCCCGGTTCCGGGCCGAGGACAAGGCCCGGGAGGCGGAGGAGACCATTGCCGATCTCGGCCCCGACCACAATCTGCGGCCCATCGTCTCCAAGAACTACGGCTTCCCCGTTGGCGCCGGCGTCGGCACCCAGTTCCTGCGGGACGCTTACGACTGGGTCCACGGCTTCCTCGGCGAGGACTCCCGACCCCTGACCAGCATCCCGGTCAAGAGGAAGGCCGTCCGCGGCGCCCCGAAGGAAACCTCCGACGCCTACGTCATGCCGCTGGCCAGTGTCCTGCGCTCCCTTGATGCGATCGGGGCTGAACGCCTGCGCGTGCTGTGCCTGTGGAGCAGCGACCCAATCCGACTTCGGATGATCTCTACCCTCGCGTCCACCTATGGCCTGGACCCGGCCGCCGACCCCATCGATGGCAAGAGGTGGGAACTCCATACAGGCCGAGTGCTCGCCGAGTTTCGCCACGTCCCCGACTTGCTCGAACACGGCGACTTCACGGCTCGCAAGAGGGTCGCCGACGGCCTCTCCAGTCTGGCAGTCGAACCGGGTGAGATCCTCGCAGTCCTGGCAGAGACCGAGTATGGAGACGGCAAGGAGGGCCGCCCCAAGCCGCCCAAGGACGATCAGGACGCCAAACACCAGGTCCGGACCATCCTCGGCGCTAAGGGAATCGTCTCGCAGTTCATCAACAACGCCCGGCCGGCCGCGAAGTCCAAGGCCAAGAAGGGCAAGGAAGGTGCTGAGAAGCAGGCAGTGGACTACGAGGTCCGGGCCTCTCTGATCGACCTCCATCGCTCCCTCGGCTTTGTCGACGAGCGGTTCGACTACCGGGCTTTCGGCGCACCCGTCGGCCCCTATCAGCCCACCGAACTAGCGCACTGCGGTATCCACGTACGTCGGCAGGCCAAGCAGAAGGGCGACCCCGGAGCCAAGATCTCCATCGCGGCTACCACCCTCAAGCCCCCCACCCGACCTGGCGGAGCCTGGACCCTGCACGGTTGGGACGTCCTGACCGGCCGCTGGCGTCCCTACCATGAGGCCGTCGCCGCGTTCCACTCGCGGCCGCTTCTCAAGGGCAACCTGACCGAAGCCGACGACAGTCCCGAAGAGAACGCGAAGGTCGCGCTCGTTCTGGACCAGGCCCTGGAAGACCTCCACCACTACCTCGGCGGCATCGCCTACACCGTCACCGTAGACGGCATCGCCTGCCGCCGTCTGTGGCCCGGCCTGCACAACAAAAGGGCTGGCCAAACACCCCCGCCCCGCACGGCGTGGACCCCCGGCGCGACGCGGGCGGCAAAGTACCGTCCTGCCGCCGTCATCAGGCTCAACAAGAGCATGAGTGAGGTTGGGCGACCTGTCCGCATGATCCACTGGCGCAAGGGGGAGCAAGAGGAGGCCATCACCACCACTCTCCTCAACCGGCTGCCCACCGACCAGGAAGACGGGCGCTCCTGGCTCCTGGTCAACATGACCCATCAACACGACGGCAACGGCCACTACCGCAAGGGAGAACGCAAGACCAGGTGGGAGGCACGCCCTCCCGTAGAGAAAGTCAACAAGGACGAGATCGGTCCGAACTACTACTCCATGACTGCCTTGGAGATCGTCACTCTTGAGTGCCCGGCGGAGATGGGGGAGCCCCTCGCCCGCCTCACCTGGAGCTTGTGTGACATCGCCATGGCCTGGCAGCACCGCACCAAGTACCCCGTCCCCCTGCACGCCGCATTGCAGATGGACCAGGACCATCCGCACTACCGACGCACACTCGCCGACAGCGACGGCACGCCGGTCACCGATCCCGCAGCAGCAGATCCTGAGACGGCAGCCGACGAAGACGAGGATGTTCCCGTCGAACTCGTTTAG
- a CDS encoding three-helix bundle dimerization domain-containing protein, producing the protein MAPATLQGAERTGTSPAMEDPGARTTEEWSPTPEELASVRTIVARLKAAYPSVDADTVEATVEASYDAFRQARVRKYVPILAERRSRKALAAATGSTPDTAGDGP; encoded by the coding sequence ATGGCACCTGCAACGCTCCAGGGCGCGGAACGGACCGGGACCTCACCCGCCATGGAAGATCCCGGGGCGCGGACAACGGAAGAGTGGTCACCCACCCCGGAGGAACTTGCGTCCGTCCGGACCATCGTGGCTCGGCTGAAGGCGGCCTACCCGTCGGTCGACGCCGACACCGTGGAGGCGACGGTCGAGGCCTCGTACGACGCGTTCCGGCAGGCCAGGGTCAGGAAGTACGTCCCGATCCTGGCCGAACGCCGGTCCCGGAAGGCGCTCGCCGCCGCCACCGGGAGCACCCCGGACACAGCGGGGGACGGGCCGTGA
- a CDS encoding UvrD-helicase domain-containing protein codes for MNQGTLDPAYSPAANLLAIAPPGCGKTELLARRAVHLLGGLQPHQRILALTFSNRAKQNLRERLLRALGPQRFARHVRVTNFHGHAAEIIRAHGRTLGLDPNTPMPGRSTLAGAISAFTDGMDVGPAINRKKAIEAALSAAKQGPYDDDEVREALTASGNTYAQQIEAERIEAGIFHFEDLLRHAQRLLRVEKVARLYQLHYGAVLVDEFQDMSPQQLEIALASSATNRTFVGDPLQGIFSWAGAKPAEVERRLREICGKPQRLSLSYRSSPAVLDVVNHVAAELGDVTDLRAVQPDAWPQGGAAAAAGFNSGAEEAGWIVDRATEILAAFPKATVGVITRSGWRRKYVDAAFSDAGHLNCQRWDLAIEDSSMVQRLVVTVAKLPRQADMETLRGVVLGGIDPCDVDTMEQAASALSEFESLATRAGSLAAAASQLRVVDEDSAIEPGVHLLNAHTGKGQQFDWVFMPGFESWHIPDSRAETTEQLEEELRVVLVMVSRARHGIVITRARSLISKAGRPYPTRESQWWPLVIEPCLMNANTLVRHISTLATY; via the coding sequence ATGAACCAGGGCACGCTGGACCCGGCCTACAGCCCTGCGGCGAACCTATTGGCCATCGCGCCGCCGGGCTGCGGCAAGACCGAGCTGCTCGCCCGTCGCGCGGTGCATCTACTCGGCGGGCTGCAGCCCCACCAGCGCATCCTCGCGCTGACGTTCTCCAACCGCGCGAAGCAGAACCTGCGTGAGCGCCTGCTTCGCGCTCTGGGTCCCCAGCGCTTCGCGCGCCATGTCCGAGTCACCAACTTTCACGGCCATGCTGCTGAGATCATCCGTGCACACGGCCGGACACTCGGTCTTGATCCGAACACTCCGATGCCTGGCCGTTCCACCCTCGCAGGCGCGATCTCAGCCTTTACCGATGGCATGGACGTCGGCCCTGCCATCAACCGGAAGAAGGCCATCGAAGCTGCCCTGTCCGCGGCAAAGCAGGGCCCGTACGACGACGATGAAGTGCGCGAAGCCCTCACCGCCAGCGGCAACACGTACGCCCAGCAGATCGAGGCGGAGCGTATCGAAGCGGGGATCTTCCACTTTGAGGACCTGCTCCGGCACGCGCAACGGCTGCTCAGGGTCGAGAAGGTCGCCCGCCTATACCAGCTGCACTACGGTGCGGTTCTGGTCGATGAGTTCCAGGACATGTCGCCGCAACAGCTGGAGATCGCCCTCGCGAGCAGCGCGACGAACCGGACCTTCGTCGGCGATCCCCTGCAGGGGATCTTCAGTTGGGCTGGTGCCAAGCCAGCGGAGGTGGAACGAAGGCTGAGGGAAATCTGCGGCAAACCACAGCGGCTCAGTCTCTCCTATCGCTCTTCCCCTGCGGTGCTCGACGTCGTAAACCACGTTGCAGCCGAACTCGGCGATGTCACCGATCTCCGGGCAGTTCAGCCTGATGCCTGGCCCCAGGGCGGGGCGGCGGCCGCAGCAGGGTTCAACAGCGGGGCCGAGGAGGCGGGGTGGATCGTAGACAGGGCAACCGAGATCCTCGCTGCATTTCCCAAGGCAACCGTAGGCGTCATCACTCGGTCTGGATGGCGCCGCAAATACGTTGATGCGGCGTTCTCGGACGCAGGCCACCTGAATTGCCAGCGCTGGGACCTCGCGATCGAGGACAGCAGTATGGTCCAGCGGCTGGTGGTCACCGTTGCCAAGCTGCCGCGCCAAGCCGATATGGAGACACTGCGGGGCGTGGTGCTTGGGGGCATCGACCCGTGCGATGTCGACACGATGGAACAGGCGGCGAGCGCCCTCTCAGAGTTCGAGAGCCTAGCCACCCGGGCAGGGTCTCTCGCCGCAGCGGCATCCCAACTCCGTGTTGTCGACGAGGACTCAGCGATCGAGCCCGGTGTCCACCTGCTCAACGCCCACACGGGTAAAGGCCAGCAGTTCGACTGGGTTTTCATGCCCGGCTTCGAGTCCTGGCACATCCCAGATAGTCGAGCCGAGACCACAGAGCAATTGGAGGAGGAACTTAGGGTCGTCCTCGTCATGGTCTCCAGAGCACGCCACGGAATCGTCATCACCCGCGCGCGCTCCCTCATATCCAAGGCCGGCAGACCCTACCCCACGCGAGAGAGCCAATGGTGGCCATTGGTTATCGAACCATGCCTGATGAACGCCAACACCCTCGTCCGGCACATCTCCACACTGGCGACCTACTGA
- a CDS encoding tyrosine-type recombinase/integrase, with translation MRNGEAFAVNINNLVAGDVYRITEQVNQTTKTYGRLKHRKPTDYRDVPLPARVRETIEWYADKHGTVDGYLLRHPMDPTRPFLAYYLQNQWQRIKRAGEVEVPDGMVIYSLRHFFASNCLTNGIPITDVAEWMGHKSLDITFKIYRHLMPGSIGKAAKILDVGLAA, from the coding sequence ATGCGCAACGGCGAAGCCTTCGCCGTCAACATCAACAACCTCGTCGCCGGCGACGTCTACCGCATCACCGAACAGGTCAACCAGACCACCAAGACCTACGGCCGCCTCAAGCACCGCAAGCCCACCGACTACCGCGACGTCCCCCTCCCTGCACGCGTCCGGGAGACGATCGAGTGGTACGCCGACAAACACGGCACGGTCGACGGCTACCTCCTCCGCCACCCAATGGACCCCACGAGGCCGTTCCTCGCCTACTACCTCCAGAATCAGTGGCAGCGCATCAAGCGTGCCGGCGAGGTCGAGGTCCCCGACGGCATGGTGATCTACAGCCTGCGCCACTTCTTCGCGTCAAACTGCCTCACCAACGGCATCCCCATCACCGACGTCGCCGAATGGATGGGCCACAAGAGCCTCGACATCACCTTCAAGATCTACCGCCACCTCATGCCCGGCTCCATCGGCAAAGCAGCCAAGATCCTGGACGTCGGCCTGGCTGCATGA
- a CDS encoding polyphosphate kinase 2 family protein codes for MSDDRAERIADFIEPLRVRPGSKVRLERDFDPRYKAGMKKREGMELLRTGVSLLAEYQERLAAQDTYGVVLALQALDAGGKDGTIRHVMSGVNPQGVRVSSFKVPSSEELDHDYLWRYARRLPERGEIAIFNRSHYEEVLVVRVHPELLLRQKLPEEVLGPDIWDRRYREINRWEHYLTDNGFKVVKIFLNLSKEEQRTRFLKRIDRPEKNWKFSAADVRERRRWDDYQLAFSEMLSATSTKWAPWYVVPADRKWFARLCAGAILAHTLMDIDPQYPDVGEEARKDLLVTKRALEKEAPAGAPADPYAARHGKPRSKPKKKRG; via the coding sequence ATGTCCGACGACAGAGCCGAACGCATCGCGGACTTCATCGAGCCGCTACGGGTGCGACCGGGGTCGAAGGTGCGTCTGGAACGGGACTTCGATCCCCGCTACAAGGCCGGCATGAAGAAGCGCGAGGGGATGGAGCTGCTGCGGACCGGGGTGTCGCTGCTCGCCGAGTACCAGGAGCGGCTGGCCGCCCAGGACACGTACGGCGTGGTGCTCGCCCTCCAGGCGCTGGACGCCGGGGGCAAGGACGGGACGATCCGCCACGTGATGAGCGGCGTCAACCCCCAGGGCGTACGGGTCAGCAGCTTCAAGGTGCCCTCCTCCGAGGAACTCGACCACGACTACCTGTGGCGCTACGCCCGGCGGCTGCCCGAGCGCGGCGAGATCGCCATCTTCAACCGCTCGCACTACGAGGAGGTCCTCGTCGTACGGGTCCACCCCGAACTCCTCCTGCGGCAGAAGCTGCCGGAGGAGGTACTCGGGCCGGACATCTGGGACCGCCGCTACCGGGAGATCAACCGCTGGGAGCACTACCTCACGGACAACGGGTTCAAGGTGGTGAAGATCTTCCTGAACCTGTCCAAGGAGGAGCAGCGCACCCGCTTCCTGAAGCGGATCGACCGGCCGGAGAAGAACTGGAAGTTCTCCGCGGCGGACGTCCGGGAGCGGCGCCGCTGGGACGACTACCAGCTTGCGTTCTCCGAGATGCTGTCGGCCACGAGTACGAAGTGGGCGCCGTGGTACGTCGTACCGGCGGACCGGAAGTGGTTCGCGCGGCTCTGCGCGGGGGCGATCCTCGCGCACACCCTGATGGACATCGATCCTCAGTACCCCGATGTGGGGGAAGAGGCCCGCAAGGACCTGCTCGTCACCAAACGGGCGCTGGAGAAGGAGGCGCCCGCCGGCGCCCCGGCCGACCCGTACGCCGCCCGGCACGGCAAGCCGAGGAGCAAGCCGAAGAAGAAGCGTGGCTAG
- a CDS encoding transposase, with protein sequence MTPPRARTWGRRGQTPVIRVRGRSRRRTSVAALCCYKPGEHSRLIHRPRTHLLLKGARKSFSWKDYRDLLVRAHIQLGGPIVVVWDNLNTHLAAGLKHYEAEHDWLTTVRLPPYAPDLNPVEAVWSLVRRAMANTAFATPDDLDRTLRRELHRIQLRPHLVDGCLTATHLAIDPPTPP encoded by the coding sequence ATGACTCCGCCCCGTGCCCGCACCTGGGGCCGGCGCGGACAGACCCCTGTCATCCGTGTGCGCGGCAGGTCCCGCCGCCGGACCTCGGTCGCCGCGCTGTGCTGCTACAAACCCGGTGAACACAGCCGTCTCATCCACCGGCCCCGCACTCATCTCCTGCTCAAGGGTGCACGCAAGAGCTTCTCCTGGAAGGACTACCGCGACCTGCTGGTGCGGGCTCACATCCAGCTCGGCGGCCCGATCGTGGTGGTCTGGGACAATCTCAACACCCACCTGGCCGCGGGGCTGAAACATTACGAGGCCGAGCACGACTGGCTCACCACCGTCCGGCTCCCGCCCTATGCACCCGACCTGAACCCCGTCGAGGCCGTCTGGTCACTCGTGCGCAGAGCGATGGCCAACACCGCCTTCGCCACACCCGACGACCTCGACCGCACACTCCGCCGCGAGTTACACAGAATCCAACTCCGACCCCACTTGGTCGACGGCTGCCTCACGGCCACACATCTGGCCATCGACCCACCGACCCCACCCTGA
- a CDS encoding ATP-dependent nuclease yields MKVINYARLQDLDIEVRKHLVIVGANDVGKTSLLRMLNLTLGATLGQLYQGLSRADLRDQDQPLTVEAVLADFSSIESALFHREIDIDAFSGAMSLTVRLDVQPDEDDVEAVVIHRVLTGTADHRAPTRQQLDALGWRYLPATRGTSGAQLGGPNSALQLMFDSLDLGAETAVLTEILGDFNDKLHVSESLTELRKKIAEHLAKAMPRSVTADDLAVRTAADPGTSVLEGVSMFLHRDDQYVSIAEQSDGLRQLMALTLFDLAENAANIIAVDEPELHLHPASQRTIAELFAAAKNQKIVCTHSPYVLQRFEPGQVLVVAPGGEVHQIPDAGLGAVEKLRSQWWSPRLLEALTARYVIAVEGVADRIIVEAAARALGIGLDRLGVVVFELDGAHKFRHVYKMLGTNGFGVHVLGLVDKAEEGIFVGAIGGNRRDLVGTKVWSSDSDLEDEYCKALTGPAVGRILIDAEVCRLEGLLQACGASREDELTDTAVAAYCRKNKTDAATAVAYAMTREHATAIDSVAGILIKAKELAER; encoded by the coding sequence TTGAAGGTCATCAACTACGCCCGTCTGCAAGACCTCGACATTGAGGTCCGCAAGCACCTTGTCATCGTGGGCGCGAACGATGTCGGCAAGACGTCGCTCCTGCGGATGCTTAACCTCACGCTGGGCGCCACGCTCGGCCAGCTGTACCAAGGTCTGTCCCGGGCGGATCTTCGAGACCAGGACCAGCCGCTGACCGTGGAGGCAGTGCTGGCTGACTTCTCCAGCATTGAGAGCGCGCTGTTCCACCGTGAAATCGACATAGATGCCTTCTCCGGCGCCATGTCACTGACGGTCCGTCTCGATGTGCAGCCCGACGAGGATGACGTGGAGGCTGTTGTCATCCACCGGGTCCTTACCGGTACGGCAGACCATCGCGCGCCGACCCGCCAGCAGCTGGACGCATTGGGCTGGCGCTACCTGCCAGCCACACGCGGAACGAGTGGGGCGCAGCTCGGGGGCCCCAACAGTGCCCTGCAGCTGATGTTCGACAGCCTCGACCTGGGCGCGGAGACAGCCGTCCTCACGGAGATCCTCGGCGACTTCAATGACAAACTCCACGTCAGCGAGAGTTTGACCGAGCTCCGCAAGAAGATCGCCGAGCACCTGGCCAAAGCAATGCCTCGCTCAGTCACCGCCGACGATCTAGCTGTGCGCACCGCAGCCGACCCAGGGACGTCCGTGCTGGAGGGCGTGTCGATGTTCCTCCACCGAGATGACCAGTACGTGTCGATCGCGGAGCAGTCGGATGGCCTGCGCCAGCTGATGGCGCTCACCCTGTTCGACCTTGCCGAGAACGCCGCGAACATCATCGCGGTCGACGAGCCGGAGCTCCACCTTCATCCTGCCAGCCAGCGGACCATCGCCGAACTGTTTGCCGCGGCCAAGAACCAGAAGATCGTCTGCACGCACTCGCCTTATGTACTGCAGCGGTTCGAGCCAGGGCAGGTTTTGGTGGTCGCCCCCGGTGGAGAAGTGCACCAGATCCCGGATGCCGGCCTGGGCGCGGTGGAGAAGCTCCGCTCCCAGTGGTGGTCGCCGCGCCTGCTTGAAGCGCTGACCGCCCGCTACGTCATCGCGGTGGAAGGCGTGGCTGACAGGATCATCGTAGAAGCGGCAGCACGGGCACTCGGTATCGGGCTCGACCGGCTCGGCGTCGTCGTCTTCGAACTGGACGGTGCCCACAAGTTTCGGCACGTCTACAAGATGCTCGGCACGAATGGCTTCGGCGTGCACGTCCTCGGTCTTGTAGACAAGGCCGAGGAAGGCATCTTCGTTGGTGCCATCGGGGGTAACCGCAGGGACCTGGTCGGGACGAAGGTCTGGTCAAGTGACAGTGACCTGGAGGACGAGTACTGCAAGGCGCTGACGGGACCTGCCGTCGGCCGTATCCTCATCGACGCAGAGGTATGTCGGCTCGAAGGGCTGCTTCAGGCATGCGGTGCCTCCCGCGAGGACGAGCTCACTGACACAGCCGTCGCAGCCTACTGCCGCAAGAACAAGACCGATGCAGCTACGGCCGTCGCGTACGCCATGACCCGCGAGCACGCGACGGCGATCGACAGCGTGGCCGGAATCCTCATCAAGGCCAAAGAACTGGCCGAACGATGA
- a CDS encoding winged helix-turn-helix domain-containing protein — MRYPEGGGLTAERRAFREGIRLQAGVRFAAGEKTAVIAKDLRVSVRSVERWRRAWRERGMDALRSTGPANAPTVTDEQFAVLEEELGKGPSAHGFEDERWTLARVQTLIRRHLRVSLSVATVWRLLRRHGWSWQAPARRALERDEHAVELWKKEVWPGVKASRRRPVPGSSSRTKPASR, encoded by the coding sequence GTGAGGTATCCAGAGGGCGGGGGCCTGACCGCTGAGCGTCGGGCGTTTCGTGAGGGGATCCGGCTTCAGGCCGGCGTGCGGTTCGCGGCGGGTGAGAAGACCGCGGTCATCGCGAAGGACCTGCGGGTGAGTGTGCGGTCCGTGGAACGCTGGCGCCGTGCCTGGCGCGAGCGCGGCATGGATGCCTTGCGCTCGACGGGTCCGGCGAACGCCCCGACCGTCACCGATGAACAGTTCGCTGTGCTCGAGGAGGAACTCGGCAAGGGGCCGTCGGCACACGGCTTCGAAGACGAACGCTGGACCCTGGCCCGGGTCCAGACCCTGATCCGTCGGCATCTTCGGGTGAGCCTGTCGGTGGCGACGGTGTGGCGGCTGCTGAGACGGCACGGCTGGTCCTGGCAGGCGCCCGCCCGCAGAGCCCTCGAGCGTGACGAGCACGCGGTGGAGCTGTGGAAGAAGGAGGTGTGGCCGGGGGTAAAAGCCTCGCGGCGGCGTCCGGTGCCTGGATCGTCTTCGAGGACGAAGCCGGCTTCTCGATGA